One segment of Castanea sativa cultivar Marrone di Chiusa Pesio chromosome 3, ASM4071231v1 DNA contains the following:
- the LOC142629362 gene encoding uncharacterized protein LOC142629362 isoform X3, with protein sequence MGVDIAQERLLSFMRLFLTDKEDKINLKDETPSGTSRIQLRKEMNMILTPPLTTEIKEDDASQLYYMTSEDRERMFDECLGMRSWILNCQGKSQKKLINLVASKCLKL encoded by the exons ATGGGAGTAGACATAGCTCAAGAGCGGCTTTTGTCGTTTATGAG ATTATTTCTGACGGACAAGGAAGATAAGATCAATCTCAAAGATGAAACCCCATCAGGGACGTCAAGAATTCAGTTGAGGAAGGAAATGAACATGATCTTGACACCACCACTCACAACggaaatcaaggaagatgatGCCTCCCAATTATATTATATG ACCTCTGAGGACAGAGAAAGGATGTTCGATGAGTGCTTGGGGATGCGATCATGGATTTTGAACTGCCAAGGGAA ATCACAGAAGAAGCTCATTAATCTAGTAGCCAGCAAGTGTTTGAAGTTATAA
- the LOC142629362 gene encoding uncharacterized protein LOC142629362 isoform X4, with product MSYLAHLLVLFLTDKEDKINLKDETPSGTSRIQLRKEMNMILTPPLTTEIKEDDASQLYYMTSEDRERMFDECLGMRSWILNCQGKSQKKLINLVASKCLKL from the exons ATGTCATATCTAGCTCATCTCCTAGt ATTATTTCTGACGGACAAGGAAGATAAGATCAATCTCAAAGATGAAACCCCATCAGGGACGTCAAGAATTCAGTTGAGGAAGGAAATGAACATGATCTTGACACCACCACTCACAACggaaatcaaggaagatgatGCCTCCCAATTATATTATATG ACCTCTGAGGACAGAGAAAGGATGTTCGATGAGTGCTTGGGGATGCGATCATGGATTTTGAACTGCCAAGGGAA ATCACAGAAGAAGCTCATTAATCTAGTAGCCAGCAAGTGTTTGAAGTTATAA